The proteins below are encoded in one region of Bacteroidia bacterium:
- a CDS encoding SpoIIE family protein phosphatase has product MNILWRVILIYLIGLFFTELAIGQQFVPLSQYQILHWTTENGLPQQSVHTITQSTEGYLYFGTQEGLVRFDGIRFKVYDNTNTPELQTHFLSSLTHIHDGDIWMGSHLGGLYRLRSDKKRLEQINEFPSDASINVVWEDYDQRIWVGTEKGLYRLQGLTWNKISPSAQVEPIIFDLTYTEKGLYVATDIGLFLLNNDNWTEITLPGLRSSQVRSLASGKDSSLWIGTFGSGLYRIKNNEITRVGSAYSLYSSDITVVRADRKGAIWIGTWGEGLYRYTTHTERITQETGLASDVILSLFCDFEDNIWVGTSGGGLNKLYRGSLLTYGPPEGLPATNIKAIYEDHAGDLCIGTREGGWFKMRNQTVIEHHHPNNGFPSKYVFAITQDKNENYWIGTDDKGLIRYKSGKAYQFTIKDGISAKTIRALYTDNQDRIWVGTDGQGIFIYQNGKFTQYTQQNGLPSNVVRAFLPLADGSMLIGTSMGIASWNKNVISIPEYAHKHFDGRYILSLFQDSLQNIWVGTWGNGIFQIADKKVFNYNIEAGIGDNVVIRILADKKGYLWLSTNKGIYRISNRSLEAYKSGKAKKLKVKYFGTYEGMRSNECNSGYPAGILDKNNNIWFPTLKGIVRINPATIVPNPFPPNVHIEDVWVDDQFIPKTDPIIISQKSKKIEIHYTAFAYGNPNKVEFKYRFDNIGEDWIGVKDRREILFSNLTPGTYILRIAACNSDGLWNEDGDVITIVVPHFFYQTKWFIALCILLFILAGILYAKYSSHQNTLKRKELEVLVQDRTADLAKALQDLKLFQKTIEADNLRKTRELEDARRFQFAMLPKKIPNHPNFELNVWMQTATEVGGDYYDFKELPDNSFWFALGDATGHGLKSGFMVAAAKGYLQTIRQIESPEKILHELSVNIAAMSLRGMYIGMILGFWKDGKLTLSAGGMPPVWILRKDGNTEQFVFKALYLGSTLNNQFPYQTIELNTGDMLLCVTDGLHESVSPDGDMFEFLGIQNTLAKCQNLSTEETIEIFRQAIRNHLQNTDIQDDITILAIKQK; this is encoded by the coding sequence GTGAATATACTTTGGCGAGTTATATTAATCTATTTAATTGGGCTATTCTTTACAGAATTAGCTATTGGGCAGCAGTTTGTGCCGTTGTCTCAATATCAGATTCTGCATTGGACAACCGAAAATGGCTTGCCGCAGCAATCTGTACACACAATTACCCAATCTACGGAAGGATATTTATACTTTGGAACCCAAGAAGGCTTGGTTCGTTTTGATGGTATCCGCTTTAAAGTATATGACAACACCAATACCCCTGAGCTACAAACTCATTTTTTGAGCAGTTTAACCCATATTCATGATGGTGATATTTGGATGGGTTCACACTTAGGGGGATTATACCGCTTGAGGTCAGACAAAAAAAGGCTAGAACAAATCAATGAATTTCCCTCCGATGCTTCTATCAATGTAGTTTGGGAAGATTATGATCAACGTATTTGGGTAGGAACAGAAAAGGGATTGTATCGTTTACAGGGACTTACTTGGAATAAGATTTCACCTTCTGCACAAGTAGAACCCATTATTTTTGATTTAACTTACACAGAAAAAGGACTTTATGTTGCTACTGACATTGGATTATTTTTGCTTAATAACGATAATTGGACAGAAATCACATTACCCGGCCTTAGAAGTTCTCAAGTACGCTCATTAGCAAGTGGCAAAGATTCTTCTTTATGGATAGGGACTTTTGGAAGCGGCTTATATCGCATAAAAAATAACGAAATAACCCGTGTTGGGAGTGCTTATAGCCTGTATAGCAGTGATATAACAGTAGTTCGTGCAGATAGAAAAGGAGCTATTTGGATAGGAACATGGGGAGAAGGGTTATATCGCTATACAACTCATACTGAACGTATTACCCAAGAAACAGGCCTTGCATCTGATGTTATTTTATCTTTATTTTGTGATTTTGAGGATAATATTTGGGTTGGCACAAGTGGTGGAGGGCTGAATAAACTTTATCGGGGTTCACTGCTTACCTATGGCCCGCCGGAAGGGTTACCGGCTACCAATATTAAAGCTATTTATGAAGACCACGCCGGAGACCTCTGCATCGGTACACGTGAAGGCGGATGGTTCAAAATGCGTAACCAAACCGTTATTGAACACCACCACCCAAATAACGGCTTCCCATCCAAATATGTATTTGCCATTACCCAAGATAAAAATGAAAATTACTGGATTGGAACTGATGACAAAGGACTAATCCGTTATAAATCCGGAAAAGCATATCAATTTACCATTAAAGACGGTATTTCTGCCAAAACTATTCGGGCGTTATACACTGATAATCAGGATAGAATTTGGGTTGGTACTGACGGGCAGGGGATTTTTATTTATCAAAACGGAAAATTCACCCAATACACACAGCAAAATGGCTTACCCTCTAACGTAGTTCGAGCTTTTTTGCCCTTAGCAGACGGCAGTATGCTTATTGGAACCAGTATGGGAATCGCATCTTGGAATAAAAACGTTATATCTATCCCAGAATACGCACATAAACACTTTGACGGTCGCTATATTTTATCCCTATTTCAAGATAGCTTGCAAAATATTTGGGTTGGAACATGGGGAAATGGAATATTTCAAATAGCTGATAAAAAAGTTTTTAACTATAATATAGAAGCCGGAATCGGCGATAATGTAGTCATTCGTATTTTGGCAGATAAAAAAGGCTATCTCTGGCTCAGTACAAATAAGGGAATTTATCGAATCTCAAACAGATCATTAGAAGCATATAAATCTGGAAAAGCCAAAAAGCTAAAAGTAAAATACTTCGGAACCTACGAAGGTATGCGCAGTAATGAATGTAATAGCGGATACCCCGCCGGGATATTAGATAAAAATAACAATATCTGGTTCCCTACCCTAAAAGGAATTGTGAGGATAAATCCGGCAACCATAGTTCCAAACCCATTTCCACCAAATGTACATATCGAAGACGTTTGGGTTGATGACCAATTTATACCCAAAACAGATCCCATTATTATTTCCCAAAAATCAAAAAAAATCGAAATTCATTACACTGCATTTGCTTACGGAAACCCCAATAAAGTTGAATTCAAATATCGTTTTGATAATATTGGAGAGGATTGGATAGGCGTAAAAGATAGACGTGAAATACTCTTTTCTAATTTAACGCCGGGCACATACATCCTAAGAATAGCAGCCTGCAATAGCGATGGCCTCTGGAATGAAGACGGAGACGTTATCACAATAGTTGTACCGCATTTTTTCTATCAAACCAAATGGTTTATAGCACTTTGTATCTTGCTATTCATTTTAGCCGGAATATTATATGCAAAATATAGCAGCCACCAAAATACCCTAAAACGTAAAGAACTTGAAGTATTGGTGCAAGATAGAACCGCTGACTTGGCCAAAGCACTGCAAGATTTAAAATTATTCCAAAAAACGATTGAAGCTGATAACTTACGAAAAACCAGAGAGTTAGAAGATGCACGCCGCTTTCAGTTTGCAATGCTTCCCAAAAAAATACCCAATCATCCCAACTTTGAACTCAATGTTTGGATGCAAACGGCTACCGAAGTAGGCGGTGATTATTACGATTTTAAAGAGCTACCTGATAATTCTTTTTGGTTTGCCTTAGGAGATGCTACCGGGCACGGCCTAAAATCCGGCTTTATGGTCGCAGCCGCAAAAGGATACCTACAAACAATCCGGCAAATCGAAAGCCCCGAGAAAATTTTACATGAACTCTCTGTCAATATTGCTGCGATGAGTTTGAGAGGAATGTATATCGGTATGATATTGGGATTTTGGAAAGACGGGAAACTAACCCTATCAGCCGGCGGTATGCCCCCAGTTTGGATTCTCCGAAAAGACGGAAACACCGAACAATTTGTCTTCAAAGCCTTATACTTAGGCTCTACCCTAAATAACCAATTCCCATATCAAACCATTGAGCT
- a CDS encoding beta-galactosidase, translated as MKRLLVKTITLFYFCLSIICFGQTTQNQTVKGIYSFAYGPNFPKSASLTLPYISGMTAYWGWRDIEPTEQNFHFSNIDSLLDWAALNKKVINVGYFLGDFTPEWAIARGIKVINWTKNYTEDEQRYFKKPTEPQRSPIPWDSVYLNLWKKAVVQIANRYKNHPGLGAVAISGPTMRDLSCGLQITKPLEWEEFKQNGYSPEILFQAWKMMIEFYVNQFQGHPLYLVIGPEKPATNDVTLATKIINYLIEKNYPNITVQCVFLNDTWFLTGGAAVKIRALLRRYYEAGHPISFQMAQSAQRNDTWKGKKIVQSLNACLNIGIESNASWIEVWHDDIIMRSDRKTPNTNYQTTIQEAANKLK; from the coding sequence ATGAAACGCCTCTTAGTCAAAACCATCACTTTATTTTACTTCTGTCTATCCATAATTTGTTTTGGACAAACTACTCAAAACCAAACAGTAAAAGGAATTTATTCTTTTGCTTATGGGCCAAATTTCCCTAAGTCAGCATCTTTAACTTTACCATATATATCCGGCATGACTGCATACTGGGGCTGGCGAGATATTGAACCAACTGAACAGAATTTTCACTTTTCAAATATTGACTCTCTCTTAGACTGGGCTGCTCTAAACAAGAAAGTGATTAACGTAGGCTATTTTTTGGGGGATTTTACCCCAGAATGGGCTATTGCTAGGGGAATTAAGGTAATTAACTGGACTAAAAACTATACCGAAGATGAACAGCGTTATTTCAAAAAGCCAACAGAACCCCAACGCTCACCCATTCCTTGGGACTCTGTATATCTAAATTTATGGAAAAAAGCGGTAGTTCAAATAGCAAATCGGTATAAAAACCATCCGGGTTTAGGGGCAGTTGCTATATCCGGCCCCACAATGCGAGACCTCTCTTGTGGCTTGCAAATCACGAAACCCCTTGAATGGGAGGAATTTAAGCAAAATGGATACTCCCCAGAAATACTCTTTCAGGCATGGAAAATGATGATAGAATTTTATGTAAATCAGTTTCAAGGTCATCCCCTTTATCTTGTGATTGGGCCGGAAAAACCAGCAACTAACGATGTAACCTTAGCTACTAAAATCATAAATTATCTAATTGAAAAAAACTACCCAAATATTACAGTACAATGCGTTTTCTTAAACGATACATGGTTTTTAACAGGTGGAGCAGCCGTAAAAATCAGAGCACTACTACGTAGATATTATGAAGCCGGCCACCCAATCAGCTTTCAGATGGCCCAATCAGCCCAAAGAAATGACACATGGAAAGGAAAAAAAATAGTCCAAAGTTTAAATGCCTGCCTCAATATCGGCATAGAAAGTAACGCCTCATGGATAGAAGTTTGGCACGATGACATCATCATGCGTAGCGACCGAAAGACACCAAACACCAATTATCAAACAACAATCCAAGAAGCAGCTAACAAATTAAAATAA
- a CDS encoding proprotein convertase P-domain-containing protein: MFKRVFAYFILFLMLGQVALAQNYSFDPNDPVFLQRVQEKNLRTQQFLDLYNVNPNAAYQLLRQGQGNAAYVTGPEQDCANATPVCSNSYTQPNSYQGYGSTVDVSPSTTCLLSGETNSTWYIFTTQSSGVFTFMLNTQQDYDFIMYNITGTSCSSIPSLTPVRCNYSAQYGNTGLQNSGNTSAASISVDASGSPYMPGVQVTAGQTYVLMINNYTGNSTGYSLTFGGVSIADVTPPTLLSPVNVSCNSRSITLRFSENINCSTVSPADFSFTGPSPISVSSISGCTSAFSNSITLNLNVGILTPGLYTLNIAAGSILDVCNNGILAASEPFTLVADAIITGNSTTCTGGSVTLTADPAGGTYLWNNGQTTRTITVSPVVTTTYRVEVTIGACVRADTHLVVVYPGVSVIVNPDSAVVCGAGTMTVTASALLGSSPCATCTYSWAPGGQTTPVVNLGPGTYTVTVSDVSNGCPSASAVTKLVTVSGNPPPACNNIYVTTTGTGDGLSPSNPTTLVAALQRAQCSNVTIKVAVGDYNISAPLVMGSYTTLEGGFSTDFLTKTSSMATAGAFPNRGTRIIRSTALDPGSPAASVGNSNNPRVTAISVTSGSQYFRIQDIRIEMPNNHTAGTRITNYGIYLGSGCSSYNIVRCWVDAGKGADGVSGTVGTSGGSAIAAMNGTNGQNQGRTAGTGGAGGAVGANGGNGGMGGASGNNMGSNGVSGGGGGIVGTLQPGAGGQGGNVACDGNIGCGDPGGCSTNTCGNGARGKNGVTGSNGIDGADGANGLSPTYAAGYFMPGSNGLPGADAVSDGIGGGGGGGGGGEISSCLIFSTTDPGSGGGGGGAGGKKALTAGQGATSGGGAFAIFSVSSGAGANVIDCNLFATAGASAVGGAGGAGQPGGIGGTGGTPCDGGRGGNGGNGGRGGNSGNGGNAQGGSTGLKVDLVGVTLTTLPHTNLQLDQQQLVTTTNINCTVRNQTLTTNNASPSWLSLGIDASPANPNVTSTPITTQYSSVGRKSLSLGNGTRTTTQPYPIKWFSSDNAAAVPINDNALSTTNLTVSGYTDNGGNVPAAGVFINAQINHTYIGDVELYLQAPNGKILKLVENKGGAGAGMWSGFNGTVWTDAAGAAMPPAPPSTSIDFRPDGSLTVGSAGIVPTISNFAALGGSPANGVWKLLAYDDASGDVGSVLWWEISFGGYINATDYAIPDGSPNAGVTSNITVSGMPTTLSNAQNMVVHLDLTHTWDADVDLYLTAPNGSTLRLSTDNGGSDDDYGGTRFTDAATINIIAYTAPFRGYLRPEGGLGTENGITPNISTFSALNGSNPNGTWSLKVFDDSGADTGILRFWAIDFADETKTTSTTSVTDNYTDFVDIATTPTTLNPTIISVHDTICPNTTGLYVSGIRTGVSYEWKIISLPSNTIIATGTNDSLSYNFTTSGDYIVRSIVTSICCATKDSVSYNVHVIDNSVPPVIVQTPVSPICNGASIVLSVPTLPTTFSYSWSTGDLTPTVTLNPTSTTTVTLNVVTDKGCPLPQASTTITIFPIPQVDSITGNPVVCAGMGQVVTLTAHASAPGSTFLWTGPGGFSSTANPASFTPTATNFYYVRVTGPAPTNCPGELDSILISVLPQPIPTISGAGAICAGDSITLVGGGGKPGQYEWSLTSGGAIFATTDSIRVSPSSTQTYYLVAAFDDCKSQTPAQATVTVNPKPAVSLSASTTTICVGDQVTFTATNTSSATISTYDFIVNGTVVQSSASTTYSTTALTNGSVVSVIAHSNLSCLSDTSNKVTISVNPAPTTPTAGNNSPLCIGATLNLTSSTVAGASYSWTGPNGFSSNL, from the coding sequence ATGTTTAAGAGAGTATTTGCGTATTTTATACTATTTTTGATGCTTGGGCAGGTAGCCCTTGCTCAGAATTATTCGTTTGACCCAAACGATCCGGTATTTCTGCAACGTGTTCAAGAAAAGAACCTTCGGACTCAGCAGTTTCTTGACCTATACAACGTGAACCCTAATGCTGCGTATCAGTTACTTAGGCAAGGACAAGGAAATGCAGCCTACGTTACCGGCCCGGAACAGGATTGTGCGAACGCAACTCCGGTATGCTCAAACTCTTATACACAGCCCAACTCTTATCAAGGATACGGTTCTACGGTAGATGTATCTCCTAGTACTACGTGTCTATTAAGCGGAGAAACAAACTCAACGTGGTATATTTTTACTACTCAATCATCTGGGGTATTTACTTTTATGCTTAATACCCAGCAAGATTATGACTTTATTATGTACAATATAACCGGAACAAGTTGCTCCTCTATTCCTTCTCTAACTCCGGTTAGATGCAACTATTCCGCTCAATATGGAAATACCGGCTTACAAAACTCCGGAAATACCAGCGCAGCAAGTATTTCTGTGGATGCTTCGGGAAGCCCATATATGCCCGGCGTTCAGGTTACAGCAGGACAAACATACGTCCTGATGATTAATAACTATACCGGAAACAGCACCGGTTATTCCCTCACATTTGGTGGCGTATCAATTGCAGACGTTACCCCCCCTACCTTGCTATCTCCCGTTAATGTTTCCTGTAATTCTCGCTCAATTACATTAAGGTTTTCCGAAAATATCAATTGTTCTACCGTTTCTCCGGCAGATTTTTCATTTACAGGACCTTCGCCTATTTCCGTTTCCAGCATATCCGGCTGTACATCTGCATTTTCTAACTCAATCACATTGAACCTGAATGTAGGTATCTTAACACCTGGCCTTTATACGTTAAATATTGCAGCAGGCTCTATTTTGGATGTTTGCAATAACGGAATACTTGCTGCTTCTGAGCCATTTACGCTTGTTGCAGATGCAATTATTACGGGAAACTCTACAACTTGTACCGGAGGTTCGGTAACATTAACAGCAGATCCGGCAGGAGGCACCTATCTATGGAATAATGGCCAAACAACCCGCACCATTACAGTAAGCCCCGTTGTTACTACAACTTATCGAGTAGAAGTAACCATAGGAGCTTGTGTCAGGGCAGACACACATTTGGTTGTCGTTTATCCCGGTGTATCAGTTATCGTAAATCCAGATAGTGCCGTTGTTTGCGGTGCGGGCACAATGACCGTAACTGCATCAGCACTGTTGGGTTCAAGCCCTTGCGCAACGTGTACATATTCATGGGCACCCGGCGGGCAAACTACCCCTGTGGTAAACTTAGGCCCCGGTACTTATACCGTTACGGTTTCAGACGTTTCTAATGGCTGTCCCTCCGCATCAGCAGTTACCAAATTAGTAACCGTTTCAGGCAATCCTCCGCCTGCTTGTAATAATATTTACGTAACGACAACCGGTACAGGAGATGGCTTAAGCCCTTCAAACCCCACTACTTTGGTGGCCGCATTGCAACGGGCACAATGTAGTAACGTTACAATCAAAGTAGCTGTAGGAGATTATAATATATCAGCTCCCTTGGTAATGGGAAGCTACACAACGTTAGAAGGTGGGTTTAGTACCGATTTTCTAACCAAAACAAGTTCTATGGCTACTGCAGGAGCATTTCCCAATCGGGGTACCCGCATTATCCGTTCTACCGCCTTAGATCCGGGTAGCCCGGCTGCCTCGGTAGGAAACTCTAATAACCCACGAGTAACTGCCATATCCGTAACATCAGGATCTCAATATTTCAGGATTCAAGATATAAGAATCGAGATGCCTAATAACCACACTGCGGGAACTCGTATAACCAACTATGGAATCTATTTAGGAAGTGGCTGCTCAAGCTATAATATTGTCCGATGCTGGGTTGATGCCGGAAAGGGTGCAGATGGCGTTAGCGGTACTGTAGGTACTAGCGGCGGTTCTGCAATTGCTGCAATGAATGGCACTAACGGCCAGAATCAAGGCAGAACCGCAGGCACGGGTGGTGCCGGTGGTGCTGTTGGTGCTAATGGCGGCAATGGCGGTATGGGTGGTGCTAGCGGAAATAATATGGGATCAAATGGTGTTTCCGGCGGCGGCGGCGGTATTGTAGGAACTCTCCAGCCCGGTGCCGGAGGCCAAGGCGGGAATGTAGCCTGTGACGGAAACATAGGCTGCGGAGACCCCGGTGGATGCTCTACAAACACCTGTGGAAATGGTGCCAGAGGCAAAAATGGCGTTACCGGAAGCAATGGTATTGACGGTGCTGATGGTGCTAATGGCCTTTCTCCTACTTATGCTGCGGGCTATTTTATGCCGGGCTCAAATGGTTTGCCAGGGGCTGATGCCGTTTCTGACGGTATCGGCGGCGGTGGTGGTGGCGGCGGCGGCGGCGAGATAAGTAGCTGTTTAATCTTTTCGACTACTGATCCGGGATCCGGCGGCGGCGGCGGCGGTGCCGGAGGTAAAAAAGCATTGACAGCCGGACAGGGCGCAACATCAGGCGGCGGAGCTTTCGCAATATTCTCAGTTAGCAGCGGCGCAGGCGCAAATGTTATTGACTGTAACTTATTTGCAACTGCTGGGGCATCTGCAGTAGGCGGTGCAGGCGGTGCAGGCCAGCCCGGTGGAATCGGTGGAACTGGCGGAACCCCTTGTGACGGCGGGCGCGGCGGCAACGGCGGTAATGGCGGACGCGGCGGCAACAGCGGCAACGGCGGTAACGCACAAGGCGGAAGCACCGGACTAAAAGTAGATCTGGTCGGCGTAACCCTCACTACATTACCCCATACCAACCTTCAATTAGACCAACAACAATTGGTTACGACCACCAATATTAACTGTACAGTCCGAAATCAAACTTTAACAACCAATAACGCTTCTCCATCTTGGTTATCTTTAGGAATAGATGCCAGCCCGGCCAATCCAAATGTAACCAGCACTCCTATTACTACCCAGTACTCTTCAGTAGGGCGTAAATCTCTTTCGCTCGGAAATGGAACGAGAACTACTACACAACCATATCCTATAAAGTGGTTTTCAAGCGATAACGCAGCAGCAGTACCTATCAATGATAATGCTTTATCAACCACTAATTTAACTGTTTCCGGTTATACTGATAATGGCGGTAATGTTCCAGCAGCGGGTGTTTTTATTAACGCTCAAATTAACCATACATATATAGGAGATGTTGAACTCTACTTACAGGCACCAAACGGAAAAATCTTGAAATTAGTTGAAAACAAAGGCGGAGCCGGAGCAGGTATGTGGTCTGGCTTTAATGGTACTGTTTGGACGGATGCTGCGGGAGCTGCTATGCCACCGGCTCCACCAAGTACCTCTATAGATTTCAGACCAGACGGATCATTAACAGTTGGTAGCGCAGGAATTGTACCCACAATTTCTAACTTTGCTGCCCTTGGCGGCTCTCCTGCAAATGGAGTATGGAAATTACTCGCTTATGATGACGCATCCGGAGACGTTGGCTCTGTGCTTTGGTGGGAAATTAGCTTCGGCGGTTACATAAACGCAACAGATTATGCTATTCCGGACGGAAGCCCAAATGCAGGTGTTACAAGCAACATTACAGTTTCCGGTATGCCTACCACGCTTTCTAATGCCCAAAATATGGTCGTTCACTTAGATTTAACCCATACTTGGGATGCCGACGTAGATTTATACTTAACAGCCCCTAATGGAAGTACACTAAGACTATCTACGGATAATGGTGGTTCAGATGACGATTACGGTGGTACTCGTTTTACAGACGCAGCAACTATAAATATAATAGCCTATACCGCACCATTTAGAGGCTATTTACGTCCGGAAGGAGGTCTTGGCACTGAAAACGGCATTACCCCAAACATATCAACCTTTTCTGCCCTAAATGGCTCAAACCCAAATGGAACATGGTCATTAAAAGTATTTGATGATAGTGGGGCAGATACAGGAATCCTTCGCTTTTGGGCAATTGACTTTGCCGATGAAACCAAAACTACCAGTACAACTTCGGTTACAGATAATTATACAGATTTTGTTGATATTGCAACAACTCCCACCACCTTAAATCCTACAATCATCAGCGTTCATGATACCATTTGCCCCAATACAACCGGCTTGTATGTTTCCGGAATTAGAACCGGAGTTTCGTATGAATGGAAAATAATTAGCTTACCTTCAAATACCATTATTGCTACCGGAACAAATGATAGTCTATCATATAATTTTACTACTTCGGGAGATTATATTGTGCGTTCTATTGTAACCTCAATTTGCTGCGCAACCAAAGACTCCGTAAGCTACAATGTTCACGTAATAGACAATTCGGTTCCGCCGGTCATAGTTCAGACCCCAGTTTCACCGATTTGTAATGGAGCATCTATCGTGCTATCGGTTCCAACACTACCGACTACCTTTAGCTACTCATGGAGTACCGGTGATTTAACACCTACCGTAACCCTAAATCCAACATCAACGACAACAGTTACCTTAAACGTAGTTACAGATAAGGGTTGCCCGTTACCGCAGGCTTCTACCACGATTACAATTTTCCCGATACCTCAAGTTGATTCAATAACCGGTAATCCGGTTGTGTGTGCAGGTATGGGACAGGTTGTAACTTTAACGGCTCATGCCTCTGCTCCCGGTTCTACTTTCTTATGGACAGGTCCGGGTGGCTTTAGCTCTACGGCAAATCCGGCCTCGTTTACACCTACTGCTACGAATTTTTATTATGTTCGCGTAACCGGCCCAGCACCAACAAATTGCCCAGGAGAGTTAGACTCGATATTAATTTCAGTACTACCTCAGCCCATACCGACTATTTCTGGTGCAGGTGCTATATGCGCCGGAGATAGCATTACGCTGGTAGGAGGAGGGGGGAAACCCGGCCAATATGAATGGAGTTTAACCAGCGGTGGAGCTATTTTTGCCACAACTGACTCTATTCGTGTATCTCCTTCATCAACTCAAACCTATTACTTAGTAGCCGCCTTTGATGATTGTAAAAGCCAAACTCCGGCCCAAGCTACTGTAACAGTAAACCCCAAGCCGGCAGTTTCTTTGTCTGCCTCTACAACGACAATCTGCGTGGGAGACCAAGTTACCTTTACGGCTACTAATACGTCCTCAGCAACTATTTCTACTTATGACTTTATCGTGAATGGAACAGTTGTTCAATCATCAGCTTCAACAACCTATTCAACAACTGCTTTAACTAACGGAAGTGTGGTTTCTGTAATAGCTCATTCTAATTTAAGCTGCTTAAGCGATACTTCTAATAAGGTTACAATTTCAGTAAATCCGGCACCGACTACCCCGACAGCCGGAAACAACAGTCCTTTGTGTATAGGAGCTACGTTAAATTTAACGTCGAGTACGGTAGCGGGAGCAAGTTATAGCTGGACGGGTCCTAACGGATTTAGTTCAAACCT